The following proteins are co-located in the Rippkaea orientalis PCC 8801 genome:
- a CDS encoding MASE1 domain-containing protein, translating to MNQQKWKIILSLSLAIGYYILAELSRAVASTPTDVTPVWPPDGLGVAAVFCLGYELLPGVFLGSFLANIFAFIHWGDILHLIESIFAVLIIALGTTLGTFLGVFLVKRSIKNRRPFNQVKDVVLFLLYAGLIGPVFNASFGIIALVFCGHIYVDNSRFFWLTWWISNVSGIWVVAPALISWHDGIKGSFSHLINRINPGQLIWIKVKTITNKQKIFEATILWFLICLMGYIAFTISYPVAYMFIPCLVWSNFRFGQVGSTTFILIISAIAVINTVHGQGVFAQDNLTESLILLQCFITVIVLTNLVILATMKEKQEVIARLQKQEAKLRKSSAQLAANQKALAEQNLVLQEAKQAAEAANRAKSEFLANMSHEIRTPLNAIIGFSDLLQTLVRDYKSRSYLRSIVSSGHTLLALINDILDLSKIEANKLELREEPVNLKGLVQEIKQIFSMQASQKNIELITDVSSDIPLLIEFDEIRLRQILFNLVGNALKFTQKGYIKITVNCDYLDLNKITIRIYVQDTGIGIPSDQHDRMFEAFTQKEGQITRTYGGTGLGLAITKRLTEMLGGTISLHSESEKGSTFLMIFPDVTILELDTIDNYQCELDDNLDQFPPLTILVADDVLSNQAVIQGYFEQTKHNLYFAKDGQEAIELINTIHFDLILLDLFMPNLDGKQVIKYVHNNKKKNHIPIIVMTASTLEEDRISLEKICQGFLYKPIIRYQLTAAIKKIFPSIPSSVSALEIMPQKTVKLPLNPEILNKLSELKLHLEEEEKNQWFQIKKTMIRGEIRQFIQRLKPWGEEYQYPPLLDYITILEQQFHSFDIENITQTIEDFPKIRKAIEDDLLC from the coding sequence ATGAATCAGCAAAAATGGAAAATTATTCTTAGTCTGAGTTTGGCTATTGGTTATTATATCTTAGCAGAACTCTCCCGTGCTGTGGCATCTACTCCAACCGATGTTACCCCCGTTTGGCCTCCCGATGGTCTTGGGGTCGCTGCTGTATTTTGTTTGGGTTATGAACTGTTACCAGGGGTATTTTTAGGGTCATTTCTAGCCAATATTTTTGCCTTTATTCATTGGGGTGATATTCTTCACTTAATTGAATCGATTTTTGCAGTTTTAATCATCGCTTTGGGAACTACATTAGGAACGTTTTTGGGAGTTTTTTTAGTAAAGAGAAGTATTAAAAATCGTCGTCCTTTTAATCAAGTTAAAGATGTTGTGTTATTTTTGCTTTATGCTGGATTAATTGGACCGGTTTTTAATGCTAGTTTTGGGATTATTGCCTTAGTATTTTGTGGACATATTTATGTTGATAATTCTAGGTTTTTTTGGTTAACGTGGTGGATTTCTAATGTCTCAGGAATTTGGGTCGTGGCTCCAGCTTTAATCAGTTGGCACGATGGGATTAAGGGGAGCTTCTCTCATTTGATAAATAGGATTAATCCTGGTCAATTAATTTGGATTAAAGTTAAAACAATAACCAATAAACAAAAGATTTTTGAGGCAACTATTTTATGGTTTTTAATTTGTCTGATGGGATACATTGCTTTCACTATTAGTTATCCTGTTGCTTATATGTTTATTCCTTGTTTAGTTTGGTCAAATTTTCGGTTTGGTCAAGTTGGTTCAACGACTTTTATTTTAATAATATCAGCGATCGCGGTTATTAATACAGTTCATGGTCAAGGGGTTTTTGCTCAAGATAATCTTACTGAATCTTTAATCTTATTACAATGTTTTATTACCGTTATTGTATTAACTAATTTAGTTATTTTAGCGACAATGAAAGAGAAGCAAGAAGTCATTGCTAGATTACAAAAGCAAGAAGCTAAGTTAAGGAAAAGTTCCGCCCAATTGGCCGCTAATCAAAAAGCTCTTGCAGAGCAAAATTTAGTATTACAAGAAGCTAAACAAGCAGCAGAAGCTGCCAATCGTGCAAAAAGTGAATTTTTAGCCAATATGAGCCACGAAATCCGCACACCCCTGAATGCAATTATTGGTTTTAGTGACTTGTTACAGACGTTAGTTAGAGATTATAAATCTCGTTCCTATCTTCGGTCAATTGTCTCTAGTGGTCATACTTTATTAGCGTTAATTAATGATATTCTTGATTTATCAAAAATTGAAGCAAATAAGTTAGAATTGCGCGAAGAACCCGTTAACTTAAAAGGATTAGTTCAAGAAATAAAACAAATTTTTTCAATGCAAGCTAGTCAAAAAAATATTGAATTAATTACTGACGTTTCTTCTGACATTCCTTTACTTATTGAATTTGATGAAATTCGGTTACGCCAAATTCTTTTTAATTTAGTCGGAAATGCTTTAAAATTTACTCAAAAAGGCTATATAAAAATAACCGTAAATTGTGATTATTTAGACTTAAATAAAATAACAATAAGAATCTATGTACAAGATACAGGAATTGGTATTCCATCGGATCAACATGATAGAATGTTTGAAGCTTTTACCCAAAAAGAAGGACAAATAACTCGCACTTATGGAGGAACAGGATTAGGATTAGCCATTACCAAAAGACTCACAGAAATGTTAGGAGGAACTATTAGTTTACACAGTGAATCTGAAAAGGGTAGCACGTTTTTGATGATCTTTCCTGATGTTACTATTCTCGAATTAGATACAATAGATAATTATCAATGTGAATTAGACGACAATTTAGATCAATTTCCTCCCTTAACTATTCTAGTTGCTGATGATGTCCTCTCTAATCAAGCTGTGATTCAAGGCTATTTTGAACAAACCAAACATAATCTCTATTTTGCGAAGGATGGACAAGAAGCTATTGAACTTATTAATACTATTCATTTTGACCTTATTTTGTTAGATTTGTTTATGCCAAATCTTGATGGCAAACAAGTTATTAAATATGTACATAATAATAAAAAAAAGAACCATATCCCCATTATTGTTATGACAGCATCAACCTTAGAAGAAGATCGAATTAGTTTAGAAAAAATTTGTCAAGGTTTTCTCTATAAACCGATTATTCGCTATCAGCTAACTGCTGCAATAAAAAAAATCTTTCCTTCAATCCCTTCTTCAGTATCAGCACTAGAAATCATGCCCCAAAAAACTGTAAAATTACCATTAAATCCAGAAATATTAAACAAACTTTCCGAATTAAAATTACACTTAGAAGAAGAAGAAAAAAATCAATGGTTTCAAATTAAAAAAACTATGATAAGAGGAGAAATAAGACAGTTTATTCAACGGCTAAAACCTTGGGGAGAAGAATATCAATATCCTCCTCTTTTAGATTATATTACTATCCTAGAACAACAATTTCATAGCTTTGATATAGAAAATATTACTCAAACAATAGAAGATTTTCCTAAAATTAGAAAAGCCATAGAAGATGATTTACTATGCTAG
- a CDS encoding TIGR04282 family arsenosugar biosynthesis glycosyltransferase, with protein MLGTNCDRLIIFTRYPEPGKTKTRLISSLGAKGAARLQRQLTEHTLKQVNPLINQLSFAIYYNGNTQEMMKNWLGNDLSYYPQPEGDLGQKMQSAFADSFNLGYTKVVIIGIDCPALNSTIVQQAFNSLNNHDLVLGKAADGGYYLIGLKQIIPQLFKNIPWGTNQVLSITQTIAEKLNLTYSLLRTLSDIDRPEDLPILKKYGILE; from the coding sequence ATGCTAGGAACAAATTGCGATCGCTTAATCATTTTTACCCGTTATCCCGAACCAGGAAAGACAAAAACTCGTCTTATCTCTAGTCTAGGTGCAAAAGGTGCAGCCAGGTTACAACGCCAATTAACCGAACATACGTTAAAACAAGTCAACCCATTAATAAATCAGCTTTCTTTCGCTATTTATTATAATGGAAATACTCAAGAAATGATGAAAAATTGGCTAGGAAATGATCTCAGTTACTACCCCCAACCCGAAGGAGATTTAGGACAAAAAATGCAATCTGCTTTTGCCGATTCTTTTAACTTAGGATATACTAAAGTAGTCATTATTGGCATTGACTGTCCTGCTCTTAATTCAACCATTGTTCAACAAGCGTTTAACTCATTGAATAACCATGATTTAGTTTTAGGAAAAGCAGCCGATGGGGGTTATTATCTAATTGGACTAAAACAGATTATCCCTCAATTGTTTAAAAATATTCCCTGGGGAACCAATCAAGTGTTATCAATCACTCAAACCATTGCCGAAAAACTCAATTTAACCTATTCCCTTCTTCGTACCTTAT